A window from Zingiber officinale cultivar Zhangliang chromosome 7A, Zo_v1.1, whole genome shotgun sequence encodes these proteins:
- the LOC121999669 gene encoding uncharacterized protein LOC121999669 codes for MIKIDQDTTTQLSDIPIVQEYPDVFPEELPGLPPKRQVEFTIELIPGIAPVSKAPYRMAPKELEELKVQLQELLDRVFIRPSVSPWGAPVLFVRKKDGSMRLCIDYRQLNVVTVKNKYPLPRIEDLFDQLKNTCVYSKIDLRSGYHQLIFMDLMNRVFLEFLDQFVIVFIDDILIYSRSEEEHVRHLRIVLETLQRERLYAKFSKCAFWLSSVGFLGHIVSSSGISVDPQKIEAVTSWEQPKSVQEIRSFLGLAGYYRRFVEGFSSIALPLTQLTRKGVKFCWIESCETSFQELKRRLISAPILVLPSGDDGFVLYTDASLQGLGAVLMQHGRVVSYASRKANVVADALSRKSRGVLACHRVMVTELVQKFSELGLVEQGQTERGILLSMVAQSPMVERIKEAQATDQHLQSLCSKIIPGQQTGFSCDDRGILYFQGRLCVPEAPPVKEDLLQEAHRSRFAIHPGGTRMYRDLRRSYWWTGMKKDIADFVARCLVCQQVKAEHQRPAGLLQKIQIPEWKWEHITMDFVVGLPRTRRAHDTIWVIVDRLTKSAHFLPIRRTESLDRLAELYCREIIRLHGVPLSIISDRDPRFTSRFWQSLQQAMGTELRFSTAFHPQTDGQACRSPTLWVEVGESQILGPQSLQRDAEMVRTIRRRLSEAQDRQKSYADRRRRPLEFAVGDHVFLRVSPMKGVKRFGLKGKLAPRYIGPFQILERIGAVAYRLALPPSLSGVHDVFHVSMLRRYVPHPSHVLTGVSVVLQPDISYEEIPVRILDRKERRLRNKTIRLVKVGWRHHSDEEATWELEDKMRTSYPHLFTGGMKRGDTTPRPRRGPGRPRKPHIESVEAEPVEYEEDSVRDPTEVEIDSRAQTPQIPTRDPGFQPQLVPPTLPPVAPIPTSTSWAKDRARIPLLARSVKDRFTLFYGVPDPSVARSWLGNVEDTFGYLSCTEEEKAELAAYHLRDQAVTWWKMQKSLFGDQSITWALFRDAFERQYFPAPYRIARRQEFLSLKQGDRSVMEYEAEFNRLAEYCPQLVAQDSDRLDQFTQGLAAYIRIRMSGFTPSTYREALDRALMIEMMQQQVSQERGKDK; via the exons ATGATTAAGATTGATCAGGATACTACCACACAGTTATCTGACATTCCTATAGTTCAGGAGTACCCTGATGTATTTCCAGAAGAATTACCCGGCTTGCCCCCgaaaaggcaagtggagttcacgattgagttgattccggggatAGCACCGGTGTCCAAGGCCCCATATCGCATGGCGCCTAAGGAGTTGGAGGAGCTAAAGGTACAGCTACAGGAGCTGCTGGATAGAGTGTTTATCCGTCCTAGTgtgtctccatggggagctccggtactcttTGTGAGGAAAAAGGACGGATCGATGAGATTATGCATCGACTATCGACAGCTGAATGTAGTGACTGTTAAGAATAAATATCCACTGCCGCGTATAGAGGATCTATTCGATCAGCTCAAGAATACCTGTGTGTATTCAAAGATTGATCTGCGCTCTGgctatcatcagctca ttttcatggacctgatgaataggGTATTCCTGGAGTTCCTGGATCAGTTCgtgattgtgttcatcgatgatattttgatatattctcgATCCGAGGAGGAGCATGTGCGACATCTTCGTATAGTATTGGAGACGCTCCAGCGAGAACGTCTCTATGCAAaattcagcaaatgtgcattctggttatcttcTGTGGGTTTTCTGGGACATATTGTTTCTAGCAGTGGTATTTCAGTGGACCCACAAAAGATAGAGGCggttaccagttgggagcagccaaagTCTGTACAGGAGATTCGTAGCTTTCTTGGTCTGGCAGGGTATTACCGCAGATTTGTAGAGGGCTTCTCTAGCATAGCTCTGCCGTTGACTCAGTTGACCAGGAAAGGGGTGAAATTTTGCTGGATAGAGTCTTGCGAGACGAGTTTTCAGGAACTTAAGCGAAGACTCATTTCTGCACCTATACTAGTGCTTCCTTCCGGAGATGATGGTTTCGTGCTTTATACGGATGCATCATTGCAGGGGTTAGGCGCAGTACTTATGCAGCATGGACGGGTAGTTTCTTATGCCTCAC ggaaagccaacgtGGTAGCTGATGCGTTGAGTAGAAAATCCCGAGGAGTTCTAGCTTGTCACCGTGTGATGGTTACTGAATTGGTTCAGAAATTTTCTGAGTTGGGATTAGTAGAGCAGGGTCAGACTGAGCGGGGTATCCTGTTATCTATGGTTGCCCAGTCACCCATGGTAGAGAGGATTAAAGAAGCTCAGGCTACAGATCAGCATCTACAGTCGTTGTGTAGCAAAATCATCCCAGGACAGCAGACGGGGTTCTCTTGCGATGACAGGGGGATTCTATACTTCCAGGGGAGGTTGTGTGTTCCTGAAGCACCTCCTGTGAAAGAAgacctacttcaggaggcacatcgGTCCAGATTTGCGATTCATCCTGGTGGTACCCGCATGTACAGGGATCTGagacgttcttattggtggactggcatgaagaaggacattGCAGATTTCGTTGCTCGATGCCTTgtatgtcagcaggtgaaggctgaacatcagagacccgCTGGTTTGCTACAGAAGATTCAGATACCtgaatggaaatgggaacacatcacGATGGATTTCgtcgtgggactgcccagaacccgACGAGCACAtgatacgatttgggtaatcgttgatcggttaaccaaatctgcTCATTTCCTTCCGATCCGTAGGACGGAGTCATTGGATCGATTAGCGGAGTTGTATTGTAGAGAGATTATCCGGCTCCACGGTGTACCTCTcagtattatttcagatagagatccgCGATTTACTTCGCGTTTCTGGCAGAGTTTACAGCAGGCTATGGGTACAGAGTTACGATTCAGTACTGCTTTCCACCCCCAGACAGACGGTCA agccTGTAGATCCCCCACCCTATGGGTGGAAGTTGGGgaatcccagattttgggaccaCAGAGCCTTCAGCGTGATGCAGAGATGGTTCGTACTATCAGGCGCAGactgtcagaggctcaggatcggcagaagagttatgcggatcGTAGACGGAGACCGTTAGAGTTTGctgttggtgatcatgtattcttaCGGGTAtcccctatgaaaggagtaaaaAGGTTTGGATTGAAGGGAAAATTAGCACCTCGCTATATTGGACCCTTCCAGATTCTCGAGAGGATAGGTGCGGTAGCGTATCGACTGGCGCTACCACCTTCACTTTCCGGGGTGCatgatgttttccatgtatctatgttgaggagatatgtaccgcaCCCTTCGCATGTTCTCACCGGTGTATCAGTTGTACTTCAGCCGGATAtatcttatgaggagattccagttCGGATTTTGGACCGCAAAGAGCGCCGGTTGCGGAACAAGACGATTCGGCTGGTCAAAGTTGGATGGCGGCATCACTCagatgaagaagccacctgggagttGGAAGATAAGATGCGGACCAGTTACCCCCACCTGTTTACTGGAG GGATGAAGCGCGGAGATACGACCCCTCGTCCGCGTCGTGGTCCGGGTCGACCCCGGAAACCACATATTGAGTCTGTAGAGGCTGAGCCAGTGGAGTACGAGGAGGATTCTGTTAGGGATCCTACAGAGGTTGAGATCGACAGCCGTGCACAGACTCCTCAGATTCCCACGAGAGATCCGGGGTTTCAGCCTCAGTTGGTTCCTCCCACcttaccaccggtagcccctattCCTACTTCTACTTCTTGGGCGAAGGACAGGGCTCGGATTCCGTTACTGGCCCGATCGGTGAAAGATCGTTTTACCCTATTCTATGGTGTTCCCGACCCCAGTGTTGCTCGTTCCTGGTTGGGAAATGTGGAGGATACCTTCGGATATTTATCGTGTACAGAGGAAGAAAAGGCTGAACTAGCTGCATATCACCTCCGTGATCAGGCTGTTACCTGGTGGAAGATGCAGAAGTCACTCTTCGGGGATCAGAGTATTACCTGGGCTTTATTCAGAGATGCCTTCGAGAGACAGTATTTTCCAGCTCCGTACCGTATAGCTCGTCGACAGGAATTCTTAAGTCTTAAGCAAGGGGATAGATCGGTGATGGAGTATGAGGCAGAGTTTAACCGATTAGCTGAGTACTGCCCGCAGTTGGTTGCTCAGGACAGCGATCGGTTAGACCAGTTTACCCAGGGCCTTGCGGCGTATATTCGTATCAGGATGTCGGGTTTTACTCCCAGCACCTACCGAGAGGCATTGGACAGAGCATTGATGATTGAAATGATGCAGCAGCAAGTTTCTCAGGAGCGGGGAAAGGATAAATAG